GTCGCGCCGCGCGACAGGTTGAGCACCTTTGCCGCGTTCCCTTCGCGCACGGCAATCTCCAGCAGTCCGGTGGAGCCGCTGATGGCCACCGGCGCGCCCACCGGGACGTCGGCGTAGGTGGCGCGAATCGGGACCGGACGCCCGCTGGCGGCCACCACGCCGGCGCGCGCGCCTAACAAGTTGGTGATGGCGTTCCCGAACCGGTCGATCGCGATCACCTCGCCCAGCACGGCGCCGTCCTCGCGGCGCACCGCCTCCTTGGTGCGGCGCACCAGCGGCGACTCGTGCACGGGGCCCAGGGCATCGAGCGGGTGTCCGTTGGCCAGCGCCGCGGCCGCGGGGGCAAAGACGTCGCGCCCGTGAAAGGTGCGCGACGCCGACGGCGGAATGGGGAGCGCCACCGCGCGCGCCCCCGCCAGCAGCAACGCCGGCGACAGGATCCCGTTGTCGGGACCCACGAGGAAGCGGCGATCGCTCTCCACCGCCAGGCAGGCGCGCGTCGTCCCCACCCCAGGGTCCACCACCGCCAGGTGCACCGTCCCCTCGGGAAAGCGGCGCCAGTAGCGCGCAATCGTCAGCCGCGCGAGTTCCACGTCCTGCGGCGGAACGTCGTGCGACAGGTCGACGATCGGCGACTCCGGGGCGAGCGTGAGGAGCACCCCCTTCATCTCGGCGACGTAGCCGTCCGCCGTCCCGAAGTCGGTGAGCAGGGTAATGGGCGAGGTCGGCGTGGGGCGCATCACACAGTCTTGCGCTTCCACCGCCCGCTGCGCCAGAGGAGCATCATTGCCACCCCGCGCCCCGCCGCCGTGACCGAGATGGCCCACCAGATCCCCACCGGCCCCCATAGCGATGCCCACCACGCCGCCAATGGGATGCGCATCGCCGTCAGCGCGGTTGAGGTGATCATGGGCGGCACGGTGTCGCCCGCCCCGCCCAGCGCCCCCTCCAGCACCACTTCCGCGGGGAGGAGGAGCTGCGACAGCGCGTTGATCCGCAGGTACAACGCCGTCTCGTCCACCACCGTGGGGTCGTTGGTGAAGACGCGCGCCAGCGTCTCGGGAATGGCGAGTGAGGCGATGGCCATGACCAGCGCCGGCGCCATCGCGAACGCCATCGTGATCCACCCCGCGCGCTCGGCACGTTCCACCCGGCGGGCGCCGAGGTTCTGCCCAACGACCGCGGCAGCGGTGGCGCCGAAGCCGACGCCGAACATGTAGAGCCAGCTCTCGATGCGGTGCCCCAGCCCCAGCGCGGCCAGCGCCGGCGTCCCGAAGTGCGTCGTGGTCCGCGTCATCGCCACGTAGATGAACGAGAAGATCACCCCGGTCACCGCGGTGGGGAGCCCGATGCGCAACACGCGCTGTGCAACCAGCAGGATGGCGCGCACATCGCCAATGCGCGGCAGCGCGCTGGTTGGCGTGCTGCCGCGCGCGGCGACGGGCGCCGGCGGCGTGTCGTGCAGTTCCGACAGGTGCAACGCCTCGACGCCGACATGCCGTCCGGGGGCGAGGAGCATTCCGCGCCGGCGCAGGAGCCAGACCCCGATCGCGAATGCCGCACCGCGCGTGGCCACCAGTGCCACGGCCGCCCCCTCGATCCCCAGGCGAGGGGCCGGCCCCAGGCCGAGGATGAGCACCGGGTCGAGGAGGAGCGTGCACGCCACCGAGACCGAGAGGAGGAGGAGCGGCGTGCGCGTGTCGCCCGACGCGCGGAACGTCGCGTCGACACAGAAGAAGCCATAGATGAGCGGGAGCCCCAGGAAGTACGTGCGCAGGTAGTCGCGCGCGAGCGCCGTGACCTCAGGCGGCGTCTGCATGAAGGCGAAGAGCGCTCCGACGCTGAACGCCCCCGCCAGCCCCACCACGGCGCCGAGGGCGAGGGCGAAGAACAGCGCCCCGCCGGCCACGCGCGCCGCCTCCTCGGGACGCCCTTCGCCGTGCCGGCGCGCCGCGAGTGCGGTGACGCCGAGGGCGACCCCTTCGGCGATCGAGACCACGAGCCAGACCCAGAAGATCCCGGTCGAGACGGCGGCGAGCCCAGTGGGGCCGATGCGCGTCCCGACCCAGTACGCGTCCATCGACGCGAACAGCGTCATGAGGAGGTTGGACGCGACCGCCGGGATGGCGACGCGCCGGATGACCCGCGGAAGCGCGTCGTCGACCAGCGCCCCCGCGGCGACGCTCATGCCATCGCGCCTAACGACGCGGCCAGGCGGTCGGCCAGCGCGGTGAGCGCCTTCGCGGCCGGCGACGCCGCATCGGCCTCCACCACCGGACGCCCGGTATCGCCCCCTTCCATCACGCGCGGATAGAGCGGGACCTGCGCGAGGAGGGGGAGTTCGCACTCGTCGGCCAGCTTCTGCCCGCCGCCGGTGCCGAACAACGCCGTGGGCTTGCCGCAGTGCGGGCACTCGAACCACGACATGTTCTCGACGATCCCCAGCACGGGGACCCCGGTGCGCTGGAACATCCGCACGCCGCGCAGCGCATCGCCAACGGCGACCTCCTGCGGCGTGGTGACGATCACCGCTCCCGTCACCTGCGTGGCCTGCACCAGCGAGAGCTGCGCGTCGCCCGTGCCCGGCGGCATGTCGACGATGAAGAAATCGAGCTGTCCCCAGTCCACGTCCCTGAGGAACTGCGTCGTGATCTTCATGACGATCGGGCCGCGCCAGATGGCCGGCTGGTCGCGCTCGATGAGGAGCCCTAACGAGATGAGCTTCACCCCGTGCGCCTGGTGCGGGATGATCTTCTCGTCCTGGACCAGCGGCGCCCCGTCCACCCCCATCATCCGCGGGACGTTGGGGCCGTAGATGTCGGCATCCATGAGCCCCACACGCAACCCGCGACGCGCCAGCGCCACCGCGAGGTTCACCGCGATCGTCGACTTCCCCACCCCGCCCTTGCCTGACGAGACGGCGATGATGCGCCCCAACTGCGGATAGGGGACCGGCTGCGGAGCGCTGGGGCGCGGGGCGGCGGGACGGTCATCCATCACCGGGAGCGCGCGTGGCGCACCGCCCGCGCCATTGGGGCGCCCTCCGGCACCGGTAGCGGCCGCGGCACCACGCCCCGGGGCAAGCTCCGAGGGGTCGCGCACCGCCACCTGCACCGAGCTCACCCCCTCCACCGCTTCCACCGCCTGCCGCACGGTGCGCACCAGCGTGGCATCGTCGCTGGGCGCCAGCACCACCGTCAGGTGCACCTTTCCCTCGAGCGTCGTCCCGATGTCGCGCACCATCTGTGAGGTGAGGACGTCCTCGCCGGTGCGAGGGTTCCGGATCGCCGCGAGCGCGGCGCCAATGCGTGCCTGAAGGGTGGTGGCCATGTCGGGAATCCCGCGGAATGTCAGGAAGTGTTTGGGCCTCGCGCGCCAGGGGCGGCGCAAGACCGGCGATGTGTGCAGCGCGTATCGCAGCAGACGAGGGACCACCGTCCCCTGCGAATCGTTTGGGCAGCGCATGGGGCGCCACCGGAATGCGTCGAATGCTTCTACGGCGTCGGGGCGAGTTCCCCGACGTAGGCGCGGGCCGCCTCGACCACGCGATCGCGCACGGCGTCCAGCGATCCCGTGATCAGCGCCCCCGATGCCTTCGCGTGACCGCCACCGCCGAACTCGCGCGCGAAGCGGTTCACGTCTACATCGCCGGTGCTGCGGAACGACACCTTCACCTTGCCGTAGCCCAGGTCGCGGAAGAAAAGCGCAAGGCGCGTCCCGGCAATCGACCGCGGATGCTCCACGATCCCGTCCAGGTCCTCCGGGCTCACTTCGTAGCGGTCCAGCGCATCGGCGGTCACGCAGATCCACGAGATCCCGTGCGTCGCGTCGTGCCCAAGCGAGTGCAGCGAGTCGCGCAGCAGCAGGAGGCGCCCCGGCGACACCGACGCGTAGATGCGACGGTACATCTCCTCGGGATCGACCCCCTTGGCGAGAAGCGTTGCCGCAATCGCGTGACAGCGCGGCGTGGTGTTCGAGTAGCGAAAGCCGCCGGTATCGGTGAGGATCGCCGTATAGAGCGCCTCGGCAATCGCCGGCGTGATGTCGAGGTCGAGTTCCGCCGCAAAGTCGAACAGCAGCTCTCCGGTGGCGCAGGCGGCAACGTCGTCGAAGACGATCTCGCCCGCCGGCTCCTCGGTGGGGACGTGATGGTCGATCACGATGCGCGGGACCTTGAGCGTGCGCACCGTGTCGGCCAGGCCGCCCAGGCGCTTCATGTCGCTCACGTCGAGCGCCACGACGCCATTCACCGCGCGAAGCGCCGAGGGACCCTTCGCGGTCGCGTCGGTGATGTCCGGCCCCAGGAGATAGGTGAAGATCGAGGGCCACGGTGTCGGGTTCACGACGATGGCGCGAACGCCAATCTGTGGCAGCAGGCGCGCCAGGGCAGACACGGAGCCTGCGGCGTCGCCATCGGCGTTGATATGCGTCGTCAGCGCCACCAGGGGCGTCGTGCGAAGCGTCTCGGCGATACGCGCGATCGCCTCACGACGGGGAGCGGGGACGGCGAGCAGTCCGGTCAATGGCACGGAACGTAGGGACAAGCGAAAGCGGCGCTCCACCCGGAGCGCCGCCCGTAAAGTAACAGCTTGGGGAACCGAACGGCTCCACCGCCGGCGGTCGCGGCCGTGCGGCGGTGGAGTGCCCTAGTACTTCGTTCCCGCCCGCTCCGCCGCCTGGACGCGCGAATGGTGACGCCCGTACAGGAAGTAGATCGCGAGGCCGATCGCCAGCCAAATCAGCAGTCGCAGCCAGGTGTCGGGCGGGAGCCCGTACATCATGTAACCGCAAATGAGGATGGAGAGGATCGGGACGACCGGAACCAGCGGCGTCCGGAACGGGCGATGCAGGTTGGGCTGGCTGTAGCGCAGCACCAGGACGCCGGCCGAGACGATGACGAACGCGAGGAGCGTCCCGATCGAGACGAGTTCGCCGAGGAGGCCGATCGGGAAGAGCCCGGCAACCACCATCGCGAAGCAGCCGGTGATGATCGTCGAGATGTACGGCGTCTGGTACTTCGGGTGCACCTTGCCGAAGACCGGCGGGAGGAGGCCGTCGCGCGACATCGCGAAGAAGATGCGCGGCTGCCCGAGGAGCATGACGAGCACGACCGACGCGAGGCCGGCAATGGCGCCGAGTGCGATGAGCGGCTTGAGCCACTCGAGCCCCGGCCCCGCCTTGGCAATGGCCACGTAGACCGGATCGGGGACGTTGAGATCCCTGTAGTTCGCCACACCGGTCATCACGCGCGCCATCAGGATGTACAGCACGGTGCAGATGGTGAGCGAACCGAGGATGCCGATGGGAAGGTCGCGCTGCGGGTTCTTTGCCTCCTGCGCCGCCGTGGACACGGCGTCGAAGCCGATGTAGGCAAAGAAGATCACGCCGGCCGCGCGCACGATGCCGCTCAGCCCAAAGCGCCCGAACGCTCCTTCGTTAG
This genomic stretch from Gemmatimonadaceae bacterium harbors:
- a CDS encoding MATE family efflux transporter, whose product is MSVAAGALVDDALPRVIRRVAIPAVASNLLMTLFASMDAYWVGTRIGPTGLAAVSTGIFWVWLVVSIAEGVALGVTALAARRHGEGRPEEAARVAGGALFFALALGAVVGLAGAFSVGALFAFMQTPPEVTALARDYLRTYFLGLPLIYGFFCVDATFRASGDTRTPLLLLSVSVACTLLLDPVLILGLGPAPRLGIEGAAVALVATRGAAFAIGVWLLRRRGMLLAPGRHVGVEALHLSELHDTPPAPVAARGSTPTSALPRIGDVRAILLVAQRVLRIGLPTAVTGVIFSFIYVAMTRTTTHFGTPALAALGLGHRIESWLYMFGVGFGATAAAVVGQNLGARRVERAERAGWITMAFAMAPALVMAIASLAIPETLARVFTNDPTVVDETALYLRINALSQLLLPAEVVLEGALGGAGDTVPPMITSTALTAMRIPLAAWWASLWGPVGIWWAISVTAAGRGVAMMLLWRSGRWKRKTV
- a CDS encoding Mrp/NBP35 family ATP-binding protein; translated protein: MATTLQARIGAALAAIRNPRTGEDVLTSQMVRDIGTTLEGKVHLTVVLAPSDDATLVRTVRQAVEAVEGVSSVQVAVRDPSELAPGRGAAAATGAGGRPNGAGGAPRALPVMDDRPAAPRPSAPQPVPYPQLGRIIAVSSGKGGVGKSTIAVNLAVALARRGLRVGLMDADIYGPNVPRMMGVDGAPLVQDEKIIPHQAHGVKLISLGLLIERDQPAIWRGPIVMKITTQFLRDVDWGQLDFFIVDMPPGTGDAQLSLVQATQVTGAVIVTTPQEVAVGDALRGVRMFQRTGVPVLGIVENMSWFECPHCGKPTALFGTGGGQKLADECELPLLAQVPLYPRVMEGGDTGRPVVEADAASPAAKALTALADRLAASLGAMA
- a CDS encoding bifunctional oligoribonuclease/PAP phosphatase NrnA, encoding MTGLLAVPAPRREAIARIAETLRTTPLVALTTHINADGDAAGSVSALARLLPQIGVRAIVVNPTPWPSIFTYLLGPDITDATAKGPSALRAVNGVVALDVSDMKRLGGLADTVRTLKVPRIVIDHHVPTEEPAGEIVFDDVAACATGELLFDFAAELDLDITPAIAEALYTAILTDTGGFRYSNTTPRCHAIAATLLAKGVDPEEMYRRIYASVSPGRLLLLRDSLHSLGHDATHGISWICVTADALDRYEVSPEDLDGIVEHPRSIAGTRLALFFRDLGYGKVKVSFRSTGDVDVNRFAREFGGGGHAKASGALITGSLDAVRDRVVEAARAYVGELAPTP
- a CDS encoding amino acid permease → MGLLSKKSLDLLMREAEGVDGEPTLKRSLGALNLTLLGIGAIIGAGIFVLTGTAAAQYAGPAIVLSFVLAGAGCLFAGLCYAEFASMIPIAGSAYTYGYATLGELVAWIIGWDLILEYLFAASTVAVGWSGYFTSFLRDYLHINVPASLANAPFNVEGTHTLVASGAIINLPAMFLVAILTVLLVIGIQESAKLNNVIVFVKVTIVFLVIGFGFMYVQPENWQPFIPPNEGAFGRFGLSGIVRAAGVIFFAYIGFDAVSTAAQEAKNPQRDLPIGILGSLTICTVLYILMARVMTGVANYRDLNVPDPVYVAIAKAGPGLEWLKPLIALGAIAGLASVVLVMLLGQPRIFFAMSRDGLLPPVFGKVHPKYQTPYISTIITGCFAMVVAGLFPIGLLGELVSIGTLLAFVIVSAGVLVLRYSQPNLHRPFRTPLVPVVPILSILICGYMMYGLPPDTWLRLLIWLAIGLAIYFLYGRHHSRVQAAERAGTKY
- a CDS encoding SAM-dependent chlorinase/fluorinase, which produces MRPTPTSPITLLTDFGTADGYVAEMKGVLLTLAPESPIVDLSHDVPPQDVELARLTIARYWRRFPEGTVHLAVVDPGVGTTRACLAVESDRRFLVGPDNGILSPALLLAGARAVALPIPPSASRTFHGRDVFAPAAAALANGHPLDALGPVHESPLVRRTKEAVRREDGAVLGEVIAIDRFGNAITNLLGARAGVVAASGRPVPIRATYADVPVGAPVAISGSTGLLEIAVREGNAAKVLNLSRGATVVWYRA